The proteins below are encoded in one region of Terriglobia bacterium:
- a CDS encoding FKBP-type peptidyl-prolyl cis-trans isomerase — MLAAGVVLLGNAVAQTSAAPSQTQPAKKPAAPAAKKSPPTAKKTGTATKEEAVTALTTSKQKASYAIGMNWGTGLHRQAIDVDSAALIQGMKDALAGGKTLLTEDEARSALMQLQKEMQEKQQAKAAQEGEANKKEGDAFLAANKTKQGVVTLPSGLQYKILKEGSGPKPTATDSVVCNYKGTLINGTEFDSSYKRGEPATFPVTGVIKGWTEALQLMPVGSKWQLFIPPDLAYGPRGTPGGPIGPNATLIFEVELVSIKEKNPPPDKVPAPGAAPDKTPAGGATSSPTPAASPTPKK, encoded by the coding sequence ATGTTGGCCGCTGGGGTGGTACTGCTGGGAAACGCGGTAGCGCAAACATCCGCGGCCCCAAGCCAGACTCAGCCGGCCAAGAAGCCGGCTGCGCCTGCAGCCAAGAAATCTCCACCCACCGCCAAGAAAACCGGCACAGCGACCAAGGAAGAGGCCGTTACTGCGCTCACTACCAGCAAGCAGAAAGCCAGCTACGCAATAGGCATGAACTGGGGCACGGGCCTGCATCGCCAGGCAATTGACGTGGATAGCGCCGCGCTGATCCAGGGCATGAAAGATGCATTGGCTGGCGGCAAAACATTGCTGACGGAAGACGAAGCGCGCTCCGCGCTCATGCAACTGCAGAAGGAAATGCAGGAAAAGCAGCAGGCCAAAGCCGCGCAAGAGGGTGAGGCCAACAAGAAGGAAGGCGATGCGTTTTTGGCCGCCAACAAGACCAAGCAAGGCGTTGTAACGCTTCCCAGCGGCTTGCAGTACAAGATTCTGAAGGAAGGCAGCGGCCCCAAGCCGACTGCTACGGACAGCGTGGTATGCAACTATAAAGGCACGCTGATCAACGGCACAGAATTTGATAGCTCCTATAAACGCGGAGAGCCGGCAACATTTCCGGTCACCGGCGTTATCAAGGGCTGGACGGAAGCGCTGCAACTGATGCCCGTGGGTTCAAAATGGCAGCTGTTCATTCCCCCTGATCTGGCTTACGGACCTCGCGGCACGCCGGGAGGACCTATTGGTCCCAACGCCACACTGATCTTTGAAGTGGAATTGGTATCGATCAAAGAAAAGAACCCGCCGCCTGACAAAGTTCCTGCTCCAGGAGCCGCGCCGGACAAGACTCCAGCAGGTGGTGCAACTTCGTCACCAACCCCGGCTGCATCACCTACGCCGAAGAAATAA